A stretch of Anaeromyxobacter dehalogenans 2CP-1 DNA encodes these proteins:
- a CDS encoding trans-sulfuration enzyme family protein has protein sequence MADPLRPETLALHADAGLEPSPDVAPPIHLSTTFDADNPEGLVYSRDEQPTRRRLEAVLGALEGGGTAVVYASGLAAVTAALLHLQPRRVAIARGGYHGTHAAIDALARLGVEKVPLDAPVGKGDLVWLETPRNPTCEVQDVAAHAARARAAGALLVVDGTFATPALQQPLALGADLVMHSLTKFLSGHSDALGGVLVARDPALGAALRRGRTVGGAVLGALETWLVLRGVRTLGVRVRAQSATATRLAEFLAPRVARVWHPSRPDFPGRELAARQMRGPGPMLAFELGSEAEARALPGKLRLFRDATSLGGVESLVEWRRKVDPEAPPALLRVSAGLEDPEDLVADLEQGLRAVAAG, from the coding sequence ATGGCCGATCCGCTCCGCCCCGAGACCCTCGCCCTCCACGCCGACGCCGGCCTCGAGCCGTCCCCCGACGTCGCCCCGCCCATCCACCTCTCCACCACCTTCGACGCGGACAACCCGGAGGGCCTCGTCTACTCGCGCGACGAGCAGCCGACGCGCCGCCGCCTGGAGGCGGTGCTCGGCGCGCTGGAGGGGGGCGGCACCGCGGTGGTGTACGCCTCCGGTCTCGCGGCGGTCACGGCGGCCCTGCTCCACCTGCAGCCCCGGCGCGTGGCCATCGCCCGCGGCGGGTACCACGGCACGCACGCCGCCATCGACGCGCTGGCGCGGCTCGGGGTGGAGAAGGTCCCGCTCGACGCGCCGGTGGGCAAGGGCGACCTCGTCTGGCTGGAGACCCCGCGCAATCCGACCTGCGAGGTGCAGGACGTCGCGGCGCACGCGGCGCGCGCCCGCGCGGCCGGGGCGCTGCTGGTGGTGGACGGGACGTTCGCGACGCCGGCGCTGCAGCAGCCGCTCGCGCTCGGCGCCGACCTGGTGATGCACTCGCTCACCAAGTTCCTCTCCGGCCACTCCGACGCGCTGGGCGGCGTGCTGGTGGCCCGCGATCCGGCGCTGGGCGCCGCGCTGCGCCGCGGGCGCACGGTCGGCGGCGCGGTGCTGGGCGCGCTCGAGACCTGGCTCGTCCTGCGCGGCGTGCGCACGCTGGGCGTCCGGGTCCGGGCGCAGTCCGCGACCGCCACGCGCCTGGCCGAGTTCCTCGCGCCGCGGGTGGCGCGCGTGTGGCACCCCTCGCGCCCGGACTTCCCGGGCCGGGAGCTGGCCGCCCGCCAGATGCGTGGGCCCGGGCCCATGCTCGCGTTCGAGCTCGGCAGCGAGGCCGAGGCGCGGGCGCTCCCCGGCAAGCTCCGGCTGTTCCGGGACGCGACCTCGCTCGGCGGCGTCGAGTCGCTCGTCGAGTGGCGACGCAAGGTGGACCCCGAGGCGCCGCCGGCGCTGCTGCGCGTCTCGGCCGGCCTCGAGGATCCCGAGGACCTCGTCGCGGACCTCGAGCAGGGGCTCCGCGCCGTGGCCGCCGGATAG
- a CDS encoding DUF748 domain-containing protein, with product MRRRTARRLAVALGILLVLGIAARLALGPIATWRTRKVLAGLEGMRGTFSDVEIRLLSLSYVIHDLRIVKVGAGGAALPYLEAERVELGLYGKELLHGNVVAGVELRRPKLNLLVGKARERTQAAKEASEAGRGLERLAPFRIDRAEVKDGELLWVDGREKEKPRLWFHGIEATLENFATRAALARREPTVLAARATLQRSGTVSVFATADPLAKQLTFAGQGTVTGLRLAELGELLDAKTDLVPEKGTLDLYVRFRAEDGRLSGGVRPLVKDAELKAGASDLGTRLKAMLADASLHLFSDERGGKEVVATTIPIEGSVRGPQVQAVPTILGVLRNAFVRGLAGGLSGLPPPKAKEKQGTLEQARRALSPGHGPPRAQPRKGEKR from the coding sequence ATGCGGCGCCGCACCGCCAGACGCCTCGCCGTCGCGCTCGGGATCCTGCTCGTCCTCGGGATCGCGGCCCGGCTCGCGCTCGGTCCGATCGCCACCTGGCGGACGCGCAAGGTCCTGGCCGGCCTGGAGGGCATGCGCGGGACGTTCTCCGACGTGGAGATCCGGCTGCTCTCGCTGTCCTACGTCATCCACGACCTGCGCATCGTGAAGGTGGGCGCGGGCGGCGCGGCGCTGCCGTACCTGGAGGCCGAGCGCGTGGAGCTGGGCTTGTACGGCAAGGAGCTGCTGCACGGGAACGTGGTGGCAGGCGTCGAGCTGCGCCGGCCCAAGCTGAACCTGCTGGTCGGGAAGGCGCGCGAGCGCACGCAGGCGGCGAAGGAGGCGTCGGAGGCGGGGCGCGGCCTGGAGCGGCTGGCGCCGTTCCGGATCGATCGGGCCGAGGTGAAGGACGGCGAGCTGCTCTGGGTGGACGGCCGCGAGAAGGAGAAGCCGCGGCTGTGGTTCCACGGCATCGAGGCCACGCTCGAGAACTTCGCCACCCGCGCCGCGCTGGCGCGCCGGGAGCCCACCGTGCTCGCCGCGCGCGCCACCCTGCAGCGCTCCGGCACCGTGTCGGTGTTCGCGACCGCGGACCCGCTCGCGAAGCAGCTCACCTTCGCCGGGCAGGGCACGGTCACCGGGCTGCGGCTCGCGGAGCTGGGCGAGCTGCTCGACGCGAAGACCGACCTCGTGCCGGAGAAGGGGACGCTCGACCTGTACGTGCGCTTCCGCGCCGAGGACGGCCGGCTCTCCGGCGGCGTGCGCCCGCTGGTGAAGGACGCCGAGCTGAAGGCCGGCGCGTCGGATCTCGGCACGCGGCTGAAGGCCATGCTCGCCGACGCGTCCCTGCACCTGTTCTCGGACGAGCGCGGCGGCAAGGAGGTCGTCGCGACCACCATCCCGATCGAGGGGAGCGTGCGAGGGCCGCAGGTGCAGGCGGTGCCGACCATCCTCGGCGTGCTGCGGAACGCGTTCGTCCGCGGGCTGGCCGGCGGCCTCTCCGGCCTGCCGCCGCCGAAGGCGAAGGAGAAGCAGGGCACGCTGGAGCAGGCGCGGCGGGCGCTGTCGCCGGGGCACGGGCCGCCGCGGGCGCAGCCGCGGAAGGGCGAGAAGCGATGA
- a CDS encoding peptidoglycan-binding domain-containing protein: protein MRAWRALALAAALGCATGGRREPVRPSPTGGAAEAPDRPEELGVPPRGERPRVPSSPEALLAPGAVGEIQDALRDRGYLGAHRRGELDRATSAALRRFQEAQGLAATGAPDRETLRRLHVDPARAYGRDEGPGGGS, encoded by the coding sequence ATGAGGGCCTGGCGCGCGCTCGCGCTGGCGGCGGCCCTGGGCTGCGCGACCGGCGGCAGGAGGGAGCCGGTGCGCCCGTCGCCGACCGGGGGCGCGGCCGAGGCGCCGGACCGGCCCGAGGAGCTCGGCGTCCCCCCGCGCGGCGAGCGCCCGCGCGTGCCGTCGTCGCCGGAGGCGCTGCTCGCCCCGGGCGCGGTCGGCGAGATCCAGGACGCGCTGCGCGACCGCGGCTACCTCGGCGCGCACCGCCGCGGCGAGCTCGACCGCGCCACCAGCGCCGCGCTGCGCCGCTTCCAGGAGGCCCAGGGGCTGGCCGCCACGGGCGCGCCGGATCGCGAGACGCTGCGGCGGCTCCACGTCGATCCCGCAAGGGCGTACGGGCGCGACGAGGGCCCCGGCGGCGGCTCGTGA
- a CDS encoding TIGR00730 family Rossman fold protein yields the protein MRICIFCGSSSGVRPEYAAAARDTGALLGRRGIGMVFGGGRVGLMGLAADAALAAGGEVVGVIPRTLVEREVAHQRLTAQHVVETMHERKALMAKLTDAFVALPGGAGTYEELFEIWTWAQLGIHRKPLGVLDVSGYFAPLLAMADHAVKEGFMRPEYRAMLQVARDPAELLDKLAAYRPPEHRWAAARDVEP from the coding sequence ATGCGGATCTGCATCTTCTGCGGCTCTTCCAGCGGTGTCCGGCCCGAGTACGCGGCCGCCGCCCGCGACACCGGCGCCCTGCTCGGCCGGCGCGGCATCGGGATGGTGTTCGGCGGCGGGCGGGTGGGCCTGATGGGCCTCGCCGCCGACGCCGCGCTCGCCGCCGGCGGAGAGGTGGTGGGCGTCATCCCCCGCACGCTGGTCGAGCGCGAGGTGGCGCACCAGCGCCTCACCGCGCAGCACGTGGTCGAGACCATGCACGAGCGCAAGGCGCTCATGGCGAAGCTGACCGACGCGTTCGTGGCGCTGCCGGGTGGGGCCGGCACCTACGAGGAGCTGTTCGAGATCTGGACCTGGGCGCAGCTCGGCATCCACCGCAAGCCGCTCGGCGTCCTGGACGTGTCCGGCTACTTCGCGCCGCTGCTGGCGATGGCGGACCACGCGGTGAAGGAGGGCTTCATGCGGCCCGAGTACCGCGCCATGCTTCAGGTGGCGCGCGATCCGGCGGAGCTCCTCGACAAGCTCGCCGCGTACCGCCCGCCCGAGCACAGGTGGGCGGCGGCGCGCGACGTGGAGCCCTGA